The sequence GATTGATTTGGTAGCCTGTGATGCAACGGGTGCTGACCAAGTTGCGGGTATGGTTCAAGGTGGCCCAATGCCACGCTCAGTTAAGTCTTTAGCAAGATGGATTGCCCGGCTTCGCAATGCGGGCAACCTCTACTTCATGGCATTGAGAAAAGGTGTTGGGCTTAAGTCTGAAGTAGACGACCATGCGTTTCTACCAGGTACAGCGGCAGTCACTTTGATGGGACGTCCCTCCCAAGAACTTCGATACGCCGGTGTGGATTTAGAGCAATCTAAAAAACGTCCAGGCGTTATTGAAGGCATTACGACAGTCTCTTTAAGCGTTACACCGTATTAATAAATGAAACAAAGAATGATGGGTAAGTTGAATATGCAAAGTTGTGGGTCTGTGTTTCGGCAAATTGTAACGGCCGCTTGTGTGATGGGTGTGTGTGCCACCGCTCAATCCGAGGATACTCGGTTTTATGAGTTGGAGGGCTTTGGCGTTCTCTTAAATGGTAATCCCGAATCAACGGCATTAAGCGAGGATGGAGCGATTACGCTGCCACCGGCAAGCCGCGAGTGGTTCAATGACCCCGAGGCATCATTTAGCGCAGCAACGGCTTACAAGGATGGAGTCGCGGTCGCACGTGTCGATACGCAATCTATCGTTTACATCGACTCCTCTGGTGCTGAAGAAGTTATCCTCGAAGTATCTGAAGCGATGGTGACGTCCCTAAAGTTTCACGATGGATTTCTGTACATTGCAGCTGGTCCACCAGCGGTCATTCACCGCATTGGGGAAGATGGAAAAAGCGAAGTCTTTTATGAGGCAGAAGCTGGTTATGTGTGGGACATCGAGTTCAAGAGCGACGGAACGATGATGCTTGCCACCGGCGAGCCAGGCTCTGTTGTGGAAGTGGGTTCTGATAAAAAAGGCGAACCTATTTTTATTCCTGAACAAAAGCATCTTCGCTCACTTGTTCTGAGTGATAGTTTGGGAACATTTGTCGGCGGCGGCGAGCGCGGTGTGGTTTATCGTCAAGCGCCAGGTACGGATGATTTCGTGGCTCTTTTTGATGCACGCCTTCCTGAAGTTGTTGACCTCGTTGTGGCGGGCTCATTCGTTTATGCGGCTGCGGTAAAAGGGGCTACAGCTCTTGTCGAAAGTAAGAAGTCGAAAGTGGAAGTACGCTCGCAGCTTTGGCAAATCGATATGAGGGGAACTGGCCAAGTACTTGCTGGCTCTAATGATGAAGCCATCTTTGACTTAGCCGTAGACCGGCGCGGTAACATTTTGGCCTCAACGGGTGCGACCGGCAGAGATGATCCGCGCGGACGTATTTACGCCATCAGCGCAGACAAGAGGATGGTGAGTTTGATTTATCAGTCACCATCGAAACGCATTACGCAAATGGTAGATATCGGCAAAGGCCGCTTTGCTTCTATTGGAGGCGGCGGTGGTCGTGTGGCTCAATTTGGCGGCGCATATGAAGAGCAAGGTGAATTTTTCACAGCACCGTTTGATGCCGCAATTAACTCCTCTTTCGGATCAGTGAACCTTTATGGTTCTTTTCCTTCCAGCACCAAAGCAACCATCGCGATCCGCACCGGCCAAACTTCTTCACCGGATGAAACCTGGACGAAGTGGTCCCGAGAAATTGGCGTGAAGGGCGGACAAAGCAAAACGAAATTAAGTGGCCGCTATATGCAGCTGCGTGTGACTTTGAAGGGCGATGATGATGTCACGCCAGAAGTACACCGTCTTCAGGTAGCTTACCTGCGCCAGAACCTGCCACCCTTTGTGAAAGAGATTGTTGCGCTGCGAAAGGGCATCGCGTTTTTGCCAGTCCTTCGTGACAAGAGTGAGAGTAAAGTTGTGAGCCTGGGAGATAAGATCCCTGAAGCTTCTCGCGCTGGGGCAGACAAAGCCTCCAAAAAGAAAAAGAGGCAGTCTAAAGCCCGGCAGGTCATCCGTGATGGCGCGTTAACGGTACGCTGGGTAGCCGATGATCCCAATGGCGATACTTTGGCGTATCAGCTTGAAGTACGTGAATCGGGGATGAAAGATTGGCGGGTTCTACAAGAAAATACGCCAAGCCCTTACTTTACGCTGAATTCAACACAGCTTCCCGATGGACACTATCAATTTCGTGTCCAGGCCACCGATGGACCATCGAATCCCGTCGGGGAGGGTCAGACTGACGTTCGTGAGAGTCGCTCGGTGCTCGTGGATAATACGCCGCCGTCGGTGACTCGTTTGGATGTTGATGATGACGATGGTGTTTACACTGCCACAGCCGTTGCGAAAGATACCATTGGCCCACTTCGGGAGGCCGTGTTTTCTTTGAATGGCGCACCTTTTCTACGTGCTCAGGCCGCAGACGGTATTTTGGATGGACCTTCGGACAAGCTGGTTATGCCACTGGGTAAGCTTGCTCCAGGACGCTATCATTTGACGGTACGTGTTCGTGATGATTCAGAAAATCGGAGCACACGCGAAGTGCGGTTTGAAGTTTCCGAATAGAATCTTTAGGGTGCGTTATGCGTCTTAGGCCTGTGATGCTCCGTTGGAGCGCGGGCTCTTATGGGATTAAACCCCAATACTCAGGAAACAAAAGAATGCTACGATTCTCTACTTTGTTGATTTCATTAGCTTTGGTTGCCGGATGTGCTTCCACAGGCTCTTCGGGT comes from Deltaproteobacteria bacterium and encodes:
- a CDS encoding fibronectin type III domain-containing protein gives rise to the protein MMGKLNMQSCGSVFRQIVTAACVMGVCATAQSEDTRFYELEGFGVLLNGNPESTALSEDGAITLPPASREWFNDPEASFSAATAYKDGVAVARVDTQSIVYIDSSGAEEVILEVSEAMVTSLKFHDGFLYIAAGPPAVIHRIGEDGKSEVFYEAEAGYVWDIEFKSDGTMMLATGEPGSVVEVGSDKKGEPIFIPEQKHLRSLVLSDSLGTFVGGGERGVVYRQAPGTDDFVALFDARLPEVVDLVVAGSFVYAAAVKGATALVESKKSKVEVRSQLWQIDMRGTGQVLAGSNDEAIFDLAVDRRGNILASTGATGRDDPRGRIYAISADKRMVSLIYQSPSKRITQMVDIGKGRFASIGGGGGRVAQFGGAYEEQGEFFTAPFDAAINSSFGSVNLYGSFPSSTKATIAIRTGQTSSPDETWTKWSREIGVKGGQSKTKLSGRYMQLRVTLKGDDDVTPEVHRLQVAYLRQNLPPFVKEIVALRKGIAFLPVLRDKSESKVVSLGDKIPEASRAGADKASKKKKRQSKARQVIRDGALTVRWVADDPNGDTLAYQLEVRESGMKDWRVLQENTPSPYFTLNSTQLPDGHYQFRVQATDGPSNPVGEGQTDVRESRSVLVDNTPPSVTRLDVDDDDGVYTATAVAKDTIGPLREAVFSLNGAPFLRAQAADGILDGPSDKLVMPLGKLAPGRYHLTVRVRDDSENRSTREVRFEVSE